The genomic segment GTACGGACTACGTATATCTCAACTCCCaaagaatgaaaaataaaaaagtggttAAGTGTCCacatatatgttgatgatacaTATGAAACggattattatatatttaatcataACAAGAGATTTAATCAATTTCACTTGTctgctataatatatatttttaaaattattatatatttttataatcaagTAAATAcgttatatttttgtattacaaattataaatacGTTGGTTATCATTAGGGACTTaggttaaataaattaaagaagaagttaatTCCACTAAATTCCATGAATTTAATAAGATCGTCACTTTCTTTGTCCCCAAGTTGTTCATACCTATAAATACGTCTCCTTACcttctcctctgtttcataCTCATCTTTCCATTTTACACAAAacccaaaagagaaacaaaagatacTGCACAACtacaagaagaacaacaacaacaacaacaacaaaaatgagaCCATTGAGCGTTCATTCGAGGTTGGAAGGTGTGGCAACGCACCCCACGTCGGCTACATCAGCCTCCGTGAATCACCACGGAATGGTGCCGCAATCACCGTGGCACTCGCCGATTCCTTACCTATTCGGCGGCTTAGCGGCGATGCTTGGGCTAATAGCCTTTGCGCTTCTCATCCTCGCTTGCTCTTACTGGCGCCTGTCTTCCTCGGGGGAAGAAGATGGTCAGAACGTCGACGAAGAGAAAGAGAGCCGCTCTGGGGATAAGGCGGCGAACGGAGCTTACGAGGAGAAGGTTCTTGTCATAATGGCCGGAGAAGACTTGCCTAGGTTTATAGCGACGCCAGCTATGAAAACGTGTACGTGTGGTGGTCACGAGGGTGAAATGGTCATTTCCAAAGAGGGTAGTGTTGTGACCGACgaggaagagaagatgagagaaggcGAAGAGAAAGTGAAAGATACCGGAGAAACCACTACTACTACTCCAAGTCActaagcttcttttttttttggttatatttaatttttcttttttcttttttgagagTTTTCTGAAGAATTTGTCTTTCTCATAAGCCATGATTCCtagaaaatgtaaattttactAGAGAgcaaaattttgggttttttactTGTTCTGTAGTGTTTTATCGTTTGCTATATTAAATCCTTTTTGTTCCAAATTCTGTAGTTTGAGGAAATATTATTTAGTCACTTGACCCACAAAAAAGATTGTAAAATGCGGTTTCATACGTGTACATGCGTGTACATCCACCATATAAACAATTTAGGATTCGAgtgttcaaaaaaaatcattacaagttacaacatcaaaatattttaagaaaccacttttaatatttttcagtGGAACAGTCACAAAGGTTGCTTTTTGTATACCTTGCATGTACTTCAAACTGTTGGCTGTCAAAAACAAGAGAGTAACTTCAATCTGTTGACAGCGGAGTTGTTTGTCTGGTCCATATGccagttttcattttcttccccGCTTTTAATTTTGGCAAGATTTATTTCCTCATTTGGGGATTCATGTTAATCTtcaatttaaaacttataaacattcgctgtacatatttatttactagcagttttagaagaaaaatataagaaacaaaagttgattACGTAACTACATAATCTCTATCCATCATAATAACACTTAATTGAAATTAAATCTGCTGAATTCTTACATGATTGTGTAACTACTAGCTATGCCAATTCCGATTTTCACCCATCTATTGACTTGCAGTTCCGTTTATATCAAAGTTATCTTACTCTTATGATCGTGTAGTAAAACACTCGTTAATACAACTAGCTAGCTCACTAATTATATAAGTCAGTAATATTTTGTAggctttttagttttttttttacatatagaATACTTAGGTTTATGAACAAAAATGTACATCAGTGGCAACATCTATTGTTACACATGAAAATAAATCATACATGTTCAgctgtaaaataaatcatacaTAGACTTGTTTCACAtgaatatattgatatatatcgACCGTTCCCCAGAAATTTAAGCCTAAAGGTTGACTACAAAATCTTAAGaaactaaccaaaaaatatatatatcaagtcaACTGTTATTCTCCAATTCTTTTCAGCAAATTGATATCCTCCGTTTCTTTTCGACAAATTAATATTCTCTCCATTAATAAGAACAACAATTAGCAAATACAGtattacaaagaaagaaaaagaaaaagcaattaGCAGCAAATCGTTTTGCTTAAGCGTATCTAGTTTTAAGATATTCTGTGTTTGTGTGCGTGAAAGAGTTAACATAAAGGGACACGTTTCAGATAGTGGATGGGTTGAGCACTTGAGTTTATAATAAGtactataaaaacaaaaaagaattggattctattttgacattttttacaCCCTTGAGTAGTTGAGCTGTCGTCCTTCGCAGCGCCGAGTAGCCGCGTCCGCGTCTACTACATAAACTTCCAAACAATTCTgtctttttttattacattcttTTTCATAAGTTTCCGTAAAATTTTACAGTATATTATTCTAGACTGAGTTATTGAAGatattattcaaattatctTCTACAATTctattttctgaaaattttatGAACTTTGTATATAAATAGTGTGACATCATGATCAAATCTaataaaaacattgttttttcaTTACATCTCTTTCCGACTATATTAAATACctttaattatacaaaaactCTTCCATGTGGTTGTGGACTAGTTAAACAGATAATGGCCATCATTATAATCTTGGCCACTAGcaaaatttacataataaatacTAGTATAGTTTATGAGGATTAGTCAAGTTATGTGGGACTTTTCCAGTGAAAAAGCTAAGTGGGGAAGTCAAATTGCACAAGAAATCAAATTACTCACGATctccaaataataattaaaaaaaaacattatgcgATTTTCTTTTAGGTGAAATCAGTAAAACCCATATCCATATACTGGGCTCAGATGATAAATTTTGGCCCATATTCGAACCCGCTAGCTGATTCAGAGGGTTTAAGAAATTGCTAAATCTCGGAACGGTTGATtctctcgtcttcttccttccactgctcttcttcttctctgtgaagagagagagagctcgaTGGTCCAAGAGACGAATCTCTCTTAGATCGTATGATCTGATTCCGATCAGAAGAACAAGAATATGGGAATCGTGTTCACGAGATTGTTCTCATCCGTGTTTGGAAACAAAGAAGCTCGTATCCTCGTCCTCGGTCTCGACAATGCTGGAAAAACCACTATCCTCTGTAAAAACCATTCTCTCTGAATCTAAACTCACTTCTGAGCATATAGATGATTTTAACTGGCTAGGGCTTTTGATTCGGACGTTTTTTTGTGTtgagtttcatattttgtttgtttgttggtctCTGTGTGTTTTCCAGATCGGCTTCAAATGGGGGAAGTGGTCTCCACGATTCCGAGTATGTATTTTCTCATGATTTTATCCTCAATTGATGAAACTTTTGTTCGCAGCTGATTTGATTTGtcatgtttgttaatttttgcttttgttctgATTTGCAGCAATTGGATTTAACGTTGAGACTGTGCAGTACAACAATATCAAGTTTCAGGTTTGGGATTTAGGTACGTTTCCATTATGTGTGTTTAGGTATGAATATGTTTTTAAGCTTCTAATTTGAGTTGCCTCAGAACAGTATATACGAAGAAGGGAGACATATTGTATATGCATTAGATTGATCTTGATCAAAAGCGTGTTCTTATGGATCCAGTTTGTCTTCTTTAGTGTTGACTAGTCTAGTAGTAGGTTTTAAGGGCAAGTGATTGATTAATCACATGATAGCAGATCTAACTCTAGTGACACTGTGAGAAACTAGAACATTTGTATATGGAAAGATGGTAACACGATGTCCATGATTTTCATGCTCTATATTATCATCTTTCATGCCATGAATAGCTGTGACATTAACATATGAATTAGAAGAGTTTTCTATTGCTTCGATGGAGAAGGgattaactaaaattttcattGTGAGCAGGTGGACAAACGAGCATTAGGCCATATTGGAGATGCTATTTCCCAAATACACAAGCAGTGATATATGTTGTTGATTCAAGTGATACAGATAGAATCGGAGTGGCGAAAGAGGAGTTCCATGCAATTTTGGAGGTAAACAACTGCTTAAAGTTTCATCTTTCAATTTAATTGGTTTAAAACTCTCTTGATAGATGAGGGGAAAGCTTTCACGGTGGTAGCTTTACTGGGAATACAATACTAATTCTGTTTAGAAACTGTTCTAGACGCTATAAATGTTGATACGCAATGTTCTTTGAGCGTCAGTAAGCCTTGTGGTAGATGTCACCAAACTCTAGATCTTCCCGGGTTAGTACCTGAGGGGAAAAGCCAAAGCCGGTGTAGTCATAGTTAGACCTTCATGGGAAGGAACTGGTGATCATGACTTGctacacagtttttttttgtgtttcatttcAGAACTGCTCTTGTggaagttttgatttttgccTTTAGAGAATGCTTTTATCACTGAGACTTAACTCGTGTTTTGGAACCCTATTTACAGGAAGAGGAATTGAAAGGTGCAATGGTTCTTATATTTGCAAACAAGCAGGTTAGTATTATCTATGTCTAGCTGTTTACCTCACCGCCAAGTTCTAATAAATTCACACACCAAGGCCACTGTTCAATCTGAACCTCATAGAGAGAATCCGCACCACATGTGTTTGGTTTTGCACATTTTTAATGACAGTTCTGGTTATGTTATATAACAGGATCTACCAGGTGCTCTCGATGATGCAGCTGTGACAGAGGCCTTGGAGTTGCACAAGATAAAGAGCCGTCAATGGgcaatcttcaaaacttgtgctGTAAAAGGCGAAGGACTTTTCGAGGGCTTAGACTGGTAAGTACACGAGAAATAATAGTCACAGAAAGTTTTTTGTTTAGCAAAGCTCTCATatatgcttcttcttcccccCTTCAGGTTGAGTAATACCTTGAAATCAGGGAGTGGCTAACATCATCTCTCACCACGCAAAGTAGCAGTGTGTAATCATCTTCCTTAGTGCTAGTTTTGTATTCTTGGTGCAAAGAGTTGATAGCTTATCAATTATAGACACTATCTAGCTCAATACCGACCTTGTGAGCATTTTTAACTCGATATACACAAACCCATAAGGATTACAAAAGTACTACACCTTATTTCGTATTGTTCTGCTTTCATTCTCAAAACTTGAGTGCTCTTTCACTCTTTTCACTCAAAACTTGAGTGCTCTTTCACTCAGAATCGGAGGTTGTATCATTCCCTAGCTAATACCTCGTTTTCCCGTagacaaattgttttttttctttcacattgGTGTACTCTCTGGACGTACGTATTGGTCTCTTGAGATTTTAGAAGCTAGAATGATCATATTCAATTGTACAAGTTATTGTATTCATCACCTATATCATTAGCTTaatctaaaacttaaaatcataatccgatttttgttaattttctatttttcagtTTTGGGCCTTGAGGGATTAGATTAGCCCAGTTGATTATCTTAGATACTAGTGTATTTtctgtataatattttttaaaaaaattccatgTGTCAGATTATTGTTGGCCAAATGACTTGTGTATAAGATAAAAGATTagtgattttttaaattaaaatatcaaagtaaatTTTATGTGGCACATTTCTATTGGTCAAGTATAAAGGATTTATTTACTAATATGCCATCGTCTTCAATGTTTAAGAACTTTGGTAtcgagagagacagagacttGTGCCTCAGAGCTTGTTTATCGGTCAGTTTTTAGAGGGGTTCATagttttttataagaaaaaaataaatcaaaactaaaaagaaaaggtaaggGAGGTTGTTATATAGTAACCCGATTTTGTTGTAAGAGACTCATACGTGTTGTTTTTCTGTTGGACGATAGAATaatacaaaagataaaaaaaattggcgAAGCtcgatttcttttttctctggCAATCGAATTCCCGAAACAACAAAGGGATTTGGAATTGAAGGATCTAGAATCAGAGGAAGGGTTTGGAATCAAAGGATCTGAAATCACAAGGTAAGTCTGTCAGTGGAGGTTTCAGAGCACAACACCACATCGCTGCCACATCGACGGAGATGTCATCGCTGTAAGTTTTTTCTCTAATCCTTCTCATGTGTtcgctttttctttttccgccTTATGTTTCCGAAGTCGAAGAACCATCTCTTGTAGGCAAAATGGAATCACGAACTGTTTGGGGAAATTTATAACTGTTTTCGTTTTACCAATTTCTGAAATCGGATTTGCTTTCTCAAAGATTAGCCAATTTTTGGATTCGAGAGAACTTTGAATCGATCTTTAGAACTTTTGTTACCATGGTTTTAGTTTGATAGCTTTGTGTACTCTAAAACTCTGTGGTTTTGATGTATAGGGATGTGAAAGAGAGGTTAAGGAGGCCACAGATTCTGGCGCTGAGGATCGTAAGAAAGAGTGCTTAATGCGATTGTCCTGGGCTCTTGTTCATTCCCGTCAACCCGAAGATGTGCAACGCGGAATTGCCATGCTTGAAGGTAGTAATGCTCCCtatctttattttgtgaaaaccaTGATTGGTTTGGCTGGAAACTTTATCAACTTTATCAACCATGATTGGTTTTGACTTGTTATTgttctcttttggtttctttgataGTTTCCCTCTTAGATGGGTCATCACTAATGGTGTGGGTCTTGCATCTTTGATAGTTTCTTTGATAGTTTCcctcttttggtttctttgataGTTTCGCAATAATGATGATGTCTGGTGAGGCTGTCAAGTACAAGAGTTCCATGGACGCCTTGGCCAGAACCTCAAGAATGAAGGAGCCAAGTTATTCTTCAAGGGAGCTGTTGCAGGTGCTGGTGTGCTTTCCGGTTACGATTATAATTGCAGGTGCTGGTGTGCTTTCTGCCTTCTTCCTCCTTAATCGATTATAATTGCAGTTTAAGATCCGTATGAAACTGAGACGTTTATGATATTACGAGAAATGATGTTGCAGAGAGAATCAAGTCCAGCTTTTATTTTGGTGAGAGGAATGCAAGCTTGTGAATCGAAATATACAAAACTGTCATCAGATTTGCAAAGGAGTTGTCTCTGAATTTTTCGCAGAGGATTTACAAAGTATTGTCTATTGCAAATAAAACACTGAGCTCACTTGTAGGGATGTAATTGCAGAGGATTTGAAGAAAGGTATCAACACATTCACTAACAAAATACGTCATTTGCAGAGAGCTATTTCTGAACTTTTTGTAGGGAGAACCAAGCATTTGTGGTAACGTCATCAACATGCATTATagaatatgtttttctttggaTATCAAATCACTTTTCTCATTGAAACCTATTTGTTATTGGATTTCTCTTGTAAAAATGTATCCAAAATctgtgttttgattttctatTAGAAAAAGTTATACTTTGAATAACAGTtgcttttatatgattttgacaaattattaattgaataacaagatattgtgagtgattttaaataattttatagaaattccaaattaaataacattggatttgggaagtgattttaaaatcataagttgaatatttgggcaaaatttggagctaatcagtattaaaattaatcattctttccatttataaattgcacttctgttgtaatatgtattaatgtttttattatgttttgtatggttgaaaattaataaaaatataatattttctaattttataaaatcttaaatgtttacacatttatacgacttctattctatttaaattttttaaattttaaaaaacaatattttaaaaaataagagacccaaaataagaatctaccaataaaagagaaaattttatctaagagatcatggattcttatattccaaacagtacacaattaattcataaaaaatttaagaactccccttCTAAGGCCATCCGCAATGGGGGAACACTTGGTGTGTTCTTAgcctattaaaattataaatataatgaataGTGGCATAAGAACATGTTGTccagttcttgatgtagaactgatctaggctcagttctaagctgacgtggcaagctgTGATTGAATACAaatttttgcaaacaatttttcacaaattaaacgaggatttgatttaaactatatattaattaaataaaatgtttgtttgttttaagtaagtaatatgtttgtttgttttttttaatctttaatgttttttttgtttcataaaaatttggtattgtattttgaattttagtacaagttttataagtttgcaatttaaatattatttttacagtttttataaatgtaatatgtttaagaatattatattattaaatcttatgatcttaaacatgttctcccaataattaactttttaacaaaagatcttaactacNNNNNNNNNNNNNNNNNNNNNNNNNNNNNNNNNNNNNNNNNNNNNNNNNNNNNNNNNNNNNNNNNNNNNNNNNNNNNNNNNNNNNNNNNNNNNNNNNNNNNNNNNNNNNNNNNNNNNNNNNNNNNNNNNNNNNNNNNNNNNNNNNNNNNNNNNNNNNNNNNNNNNNNNNNNNNNNNNNNNNNNNNNNNNNNNNNNNNNNNNNNNNNNNNNNNNNNNNNNNNNNNNNNNNNNNNNNNNNNNNNNNNNNNNNNNNNNNNNNNNNNNNNNNNNNNNNNNNNNNNNNNNNNNNNNNNNNNNNNNNNNNNNNNNNNNNNNNNNNNNNNNNNNNNNNNNNNNNNNNNNNNNNNNNNNNNNNNNNNNNNNNNNNNNNNNNNNNNNNNNNNNNNNNNNNNNNNNNNNNNNNNNNNNNNNNNNNNNNNNNNNNNNNNNNNNNNNNNNNNNNNNNNNNNNNNNNNNNNNNNNNNNNNNNNNNNNNNNNNNNNNNNNNNNNNNNNNNNNNNNNNNNNNNNNNNNNNNNNNNNNNNNNNNNNNNNNNNNNNNNNNNNNNNNNNNNNNNNNNNNNNNNNNNNNNNNNNNNNNNNNNNNNNNNNNNNNNNNNNNNNNNNNNNNNNNNNNNNNNNNNNNNNNNNNNNNNNNNNNNNNNNNNNNNNNNNNNNNNNNNNNNNNNNNNNNNNNNNNNNNNNNNNNNNNNNNNNNNNNNNNNNNNNNNNNNNNNNNNNNNNNNNNNNNNNNNNNNNNNNNNNNNNNNNNNNNNNNNNNNNNNNNNNNNNNNNNNNNNNNNNNNNNNNNNNNNNNNNNNNNNNNNNNNNNNNNNNNNNNNNNNNNNNNNNNNNNNNNNNNNNNNNNNNNNNNNNNNNNNNNNNNNNNNNNNNNNNNNNNNNNNNNNNNNNNNNNNNNNNNNNNNNNNNNNNNNNNNNNNNNNNNNNNNNNNNNNNNNNNNNNNNNNNNNNNNNNNNNNNNNNNNNNNNNNNNNNNNNNNNNNNNNNNNNNNNNNNNNNNNNNNNNNNNNNNNNNNNNNNNNNNNNNNNNNNNNNNNNNNNNNNNNNNNNNNNNNNNNNNNNNNNNNNNNNNNNNNNNNNNNNNNNNNNNNNNNNNNNNNNNNNNNNNNNNNNNNNNNNNNNNNNNNNNNNNNNNNNNNNNNNNNNNNNNNNNNNNNNNNNNNNNNNNNNNNNNNNNNNNNNNNNNNNNNNNNNNNNNNNNNNNNNNNNNNNNNNNNNNNNNNNNNNNNNNNNNNNNNNNNNNNNNNNNNNNNNNNNNNNNNNNNNNNNNNNNNNNNNNNNNNNNNNNNNNNNNNNNNNNNNNNNNNNNNNNNNNNNNNNNNNNNNNNNNNNNNNNNNNNNNNNNNNNNNNNNNNNNNNNNNNNNNNNNNNNNNNNNNNNNNNNNNNNNNNNNNNNNNNNNNNNNNNNNNNNNNNNNNNNNNNNNNNNNNNNNNNNNNNNNNNNNNNNNNNNNNNNNNNNNNNNNNNNNNNNNNNNNNNNNNNNNNNNNNNNNNNNNNNNNNNNNNNNNNNNNNNNNNNNNNNNNNNNNNNNNNNNNNNNNNNNNNNNNNNNNNNNNNNNNNNNNNNNNNNNNNNNNNNNNNNNNNNNNNNNNNNNNNNNNNNNNNNNNNNNNNNNNNNNNNNNNNNNNNNNNNNNNNNNNNNNNNNNNNNNNNNNNNNNNNNNNNNNNNNNNNNNNNNNNNNNNNNNNNNNNNNNNNNNNNNNNNNNNNNNNNNNNNNNNNNNNNNNNNNNNNNNNNNNNNNNNNNNNNNNNNNNNNNNNNNNNNNNNNNNNNNNNNNNNNNNNNNNNNNNNNNNNNNNNNNNNNNNNNNNNNNNNNNNNNNNNNNNNNNNNNNNNNNNNNNNNNNNNNNNNNNNNNNNNNNNNNNNNNNNNNNNNNNNNNNNNNNNNNNNNNNNNNNNNNNNNNNNNNNNNNNNNNNNNNNNNNNNNNNNNNNNNNNNNNNNNNNNNNNNNNNNNNNNNNNNNNNNNNNNNNNNNNNNNNNNNNNNNNNNNNNNNN from the Camelina sativa cultivar DH55 chromosome 12, Cs, whole genome shotgun sequence genome contains:
- the LOC104730129 gene encoding protein GLUTAMINE DUMPER 1-like, translated to MRPLSVHSRLEGVATHPTSATSASVNHHGMVPQSPWHSPIPYLFGGLAAMLGLIAFALLILACSYWRLSSSGEEDGQNVDEEKESRSGDKAANGAYEEKVLVIMAGEDLPRFIATPAMKTCTCGGHEGEMVISKEGSVVTDEEEKMREGEEKVKDTGETTTTTPSH
- the LOC104730130 gene encoding ADP-ribosylation factor 1-like, whose product is MGIVFTRLFSSVFGNKEARILVLGLDNAGKTTILYRLQMGEVVSTIPTIGFNVETVQYNNIKFQVWDLGGQTSIRPYWRCYFPNTQAVIYVVDSSDTDRIGVAKEEFHAILEEEELKGAMVLIFANKQDLPGALDDAAVTEALELHKIKSRQWAIFKTCAVKGEGLFEGLDWLSNTLKSGSG